A DNA window from Luteolibacter luteus contains the following coding sequences:
- the kbl gene encoding glycine C-acetyltransferase, whose translation MYSDALASHLRTTLSEIESAGLYKRERLIDSTQNSTVRLKDGREVINMCANNYLGLADHPEVVAAARASVDRWGFGMASVRFICGTQTLHKQLEEKISEFLGTEDTILYPSCFDANGGLFEVLLGPEDAVISDALNHASIIDGVRLCKAKRYRYANNDMADLEAQLKAADADGARFKLITTDGVFSMDGIICDLDQVHALADKYNALVHFDDCHSTGFLGARGRGTHEHCGLFGKIDVTTGTLGKALGGASGGYTSGKKEIIELLRQRSRPYLFSNTIAPPIVAASLKVFEMLEASTELADRVKSNTDYFRSAMAGTGFTIAGKDHPISPVMLGDAALSQKFADKLLEHGVYAIGFFFPVVPQGKARIRTQISAAHTREQLDRGIEAFVKTGKELGVI comes from the coding sequence ATGTACTCCGACGCGCTTGCCTCCCACCTCCGCACGACGCTCTCCGAAATCGAATCCGCCGGCCTCTACAAGCGGGAGCGCCTGATCGACTCGACCCAGAACTCGACCGTCCGCCTGAAGGATGGCCGCGAGGTGATCAACATGTGCGCGAACAACTACCTAGGCTTGGCCGATCATCCCGAGGTGGTGGCTGCGGCGCGGGCATCGGTGGACCGCTGGGGCTTCGGCATGGCGAGCGTGCGCTTCATCTGCGGCACGCAGACGCTGCACAAGCAGCTGGAGGAAAAGATCTCCGAGTTCCTCGGCACGGAGGACACGATCCTCTATCCGAGCTGCTTCGATGCAAACGGCGGACTCTTCGAAGTGCTGCTCGGCCCGGAGGACGCGGTGATTTCCGACGCGCTCAACCACGCCTCGATCATCGATGGCGTGCGCCTGTGCAAGGCGAAGCGCTATCGCTACGCGAACAACGACATGGCCGATCTGGAAGCACAGCTGAAGGCGGCAGATGCCGATGGCGCACGCTTCAAGCTGATCACCACCGACGGTGTCTTCTCCATGGACGGCATCATCTGTGATCTCGATCAGGTCCATGCACTGGCCGACAAATACAACGCGCTGGTTCACTTCGATGACTGCCACTCGACCGGCTTCCTCGGTGCCCGTGGCCGCGGCACGCACGAGCACTGCGGACTTTTCGGGAAGATCGACGTGACCACCGGCACGCTGGGCAAGGCCCTCGGCGGAGCCTCCGGCGGCTATACCTCCGGCAAGAAGGAGATCATCGAACTACTGCGCCAGCGCTCCCGCCCCTACCTTTTCTCGAACACCATCGCCCCGCCGATCGTGGCCGCTTCGCTGAAAGTCTTCGAAATGCTCGAAGCCTCCACCGAACTCGCCGACCGGGTGAAGTCGAACACCGACTACTTCCGCAGCGCGATGGCCGGCACCGGCTTCACCATCGCTGGGAAGGATCACCCGATCTCTCCGGTGATGCTTGGCGACGCGGCGCTCTCCCAGAAGTTCGCGGACAAGCTGTTGGAGCACGGGGTGTATGCCATCGGCTTCTTCTTCCCGGTGGTGCCACAAGGCAAAGCGCGCATCCGCACCCAGATCAGCGCGGCACATACGCGCGAGCAACTGGATCGCGGGATCGAGGCCTTCGTGAAGACGGGGAAAGAACTCGGCGTGATCTGA
- a CDS encoding sensor histidine kinase has translation MSATPPDISRPATEQLDTLIERIGAVPLAEILRDLLEHSARALKVERVGYWSMESGGRAIRRELQFLLSEQRFDDELLHLEASSFPFYFKALHQGSNLVVSDDTMADPRLAEFQETYFRPLGISSMLDAPVHRHGRLFGVVCHEHVGEMRHWTATEVDFARYVAQWVALAVEIDGRQRAEIALRESEARYRMVMEHTPTPTVVLDLENNGRFLEANESAVRFYGVSRERLLSGGPADFSPEYQPDGRLSTESAREKIAAALDGEEPVFDWMHRGGDGRDIPCSVHLARMPGRKNPRIIAAVTDKTEQLRTEETMRRALENERELSELRSRFTAIVSHEFRTPLGVIMSAVELLRNYHDKLPVEHRVDLFEDIHAATRRMGDLMEQVLVLGGADAGKLAFTPELLDLEGLCAKLVDESLSATLHKCPIEHDFAPTLEGAIASESLLRHILSNLLSNAAKYSAEGSPVSFRVSRENREAVFTVSDRGIGIPSEDQSRLFEAFHRASNVADLPGSGLGLLITKRCVELHGGSIGFLSEAGEGTTFTVRLPVFG, from the coding sequence ATGAGTGCCACCCCTCCCGATATTTCCCGTCCGGCGACCGAGCAGCTTGATACTCTCATCGAGCGGATCGGTGCCGTGCCACTCGCTGAGATCCTGCGCGATCTCCTGGAGCACAGCGCCCGCGCGCTGAAAGTCGAGCGTGTGGGCTACTGGAGCATGGAATCCGGAGGCCGCGCCATCCGCCGGGAACTTCAGTTCCTCCTGTCCGAGCAGCGCTTCGATGACGAGTTGCTGCACTTGGAAGCATCCAGTTTCCCTTTCTATTTCAAGGCCCTGCACCAAGGTTCGAATCTTGTGGTGTCGGATGATACCATGGCGGATCCACGCCTCGCCGAGTTTCAGGAGACCTATTTCAGGCCGCTCGGTATCAGCTCCATGCTCGATGCTCCGGTCCACCGCCACGGGCGCCTTTTTGGCGTGGTGTGCCATGAGCACGTCGGGGAGATGCGTCATTGGACGGCGACCGAGGTGGACTTCGCCCGCTACGTTGCCCAGTGGGTCGCGCTCGCCGTCGAAATCGATGGCCGCCAGCGCGCGGAGATTGCCCTCCGGGAAAGCGAGGCCCGCTACCGCATGGTCATGGAGCACACGCCTACCCCCACGGTGGTGCTCGATCTGGAAAACAACGGACGCTTCCTCGAGGCGAATGAGAGCGCCGTTCGCTTTTACGGCGTCAGCCGGGAGCGCCTGCTCTCGGGAGGTCCGGCGGACTTCAGCCCGGAGTATCAGCCGGATGGCCGCCTCAGCACCGAGTCCGCCCGGGAGAAAATTGCCGCCGCCCTCGATGGCGAGGAGCCGGTCTTCGATTGGATGCACCGCGGGGGAGACGGCCGGGACATTCCCTGCTCCGTCCACCTCGCCCGCATGCCGGGGCGGAAGAATCCACGCATCATCGCTGCCGTCACTGACAAGACCGAGCAGCTTCGCACCGAGGAAACGATGCGTCGCGCCTTGGAAAACGAGCGTGAGCTTAGCGAATTGCGGTCCCGCTTCACCGCGATCGTTTCCCATGAATTCCGCACGCCCCTCGGCGTGATCATGTCTGCCGTCGAACTGCTGCGGAATTACCACGACAAGCTTCCGGTCGAGCATCGCGTCGATCTCTTCGAGGACATCCACGCCGCCACCCGCCGCATGGGGGATCTTATGGAGCAGGTCCTCGTGCTCGGTGGGGCGGACGCGGGAAAATTGGCCTTCACCCCGGAGCTGCTCGATCTGGAAGGACTCTGCGCCAAGCTCGTCGACGAGTCCCTTTCCGCGACCCTGCACAAGTGCCCGATCGAGCACGATTTCGCCCCGACCCTTGAGGGTGCCATTGCCAGCGAATCCCTCCTTCGCCACATCCTTTCGAACCTCCTTTCGAATGCGGCGAAGTATTCTGCCGAAGGTAGTCCGGTCAGCTTCCGGGTGAGCCGCGAGAATCGGGAAGCGGTCTTCACGGTCAGCGACCGCGGCATTGGGATTCCCTCGGAAGATCAGTCCCGGCTTTTCGAAGCCTTCCACCGCGCCAGCAATGTGGCGGATCTGCCCGGCAGCGGGCTCGGCCTCTTGATCACGAAGCGCTGCGTGGAACTCCACGGCGGTAGCATCGGCTTCCTCTCGGAGGCCGGGGAAGGCACCACCTTTACCGTGCGGCTGCCAGTCTTCGGCTAG
- a CDS encoding GDSL-type esterase/lipase family protein, with product MFKRLLFTLLVALSGPLFAAPDPSPERFAKEIEAFDAADTKSPPEKGGIVFTGSSSIRLLNIPKYFPDSKALNRGFGGSHISEVNHYLDRCVLRYEPSLVVFYCGGNDLWDKKTPEQVEEDFTEFRTRLFEKLPETKLIVLAVRPSPSRFSIIQTEADLNERFRKAAEADKRITYVAGSCDRYLDKDGKPIRNLFVEDGLHMSEAGYEIWKEILTPLLKVPAAK from the coding sequence GTGTTCAAACGACTTCTCTTCACCCTTCTGGTGGCCCTTTCCGGCCCGCTCTTTGCAGCCCCGGATCCTAGCCCCGAGCGTTTTGCCAAGGAGATCGAGGCCTTCGACGCCGCCGATACCAAGTCGCCGCCGGAGAAAGGCGGGATCGTCTTCACCGGCAGCTCCAGCATCAGGCTTCTCAACATTCCGAAATACTTCCCGGACAGCAAAGCGCTGAACCGCGGCTTCGGCGGCAGCCATATTTCGGAAGTGAATCACTACCTCGATCGCTGCGTGCTGCGCTATGAGCCTTCGCTTGTCGTCTTCTACTGCGGCGGGAATGACCTGTGGGACAAGAAAACCCCGGAGCAGGTGGAGGAGGATTTCACCGAATTCCGCACCCGCCTCTTCGAAAAGCTGCCGGAGACGAAACTCATCGTCCTGGCGGTGCGCCCGAGCCCGTCCCGCTTTTCGATCATCCAGACGGAAGCGGATCTGAACGAGCGCTTCCGCAAAGCGGCGGAAGCGGACAAGCGGATCACCTACGTCGCCGGGTCCTGCGACCGTTACCTGGACAAGGACGGCAAGCCAATCCGGAACCTTTTCGTGGAGGACGGCCTGCACATGAGTGAGGCGGGCTACGAGATCTGGAAGGAGATCCTGACGCCCTTGCTGAAGGTTCCTGCGGCGAAATAA
- a CDS encoding right-handed parallel beta-helix repeat-containing protein: MKLGFLPLLAAVAYAEPEALRFEIQPGDNLQDVLNVAREARKGRADKPIEIVLGDGLYVLSKPLEFVPSDSGLPNAPSRLIAAKGAKPVISGGRKITGFTMRPDGLWETKAEGPAFEQLWIGGRRGVRSREPDQGFFRMKGVEEEKHPDDMATQTVEMGDDAMAWLKNLHPAALERVQMLAYHKWDNTRRSIAKVEGNRFITRGHTMKPWNRWDTKSGIVFENLEAGLDEPGEWFLSPEGKLLYKPRPGEDPATTEVVAPLSEKLLVIGKESGDPVQHLQIRGISFQHAAWTSPPGGFEPSQAASPIEAVIQIDHASDITIEDCEVAHTGLYGVWMRDACRNIRVSRCYLHDLGAGGVRIGNMEQGRNTGANLVEDCIIRDGGKTFPCAVGLWIGHSGDNLVRHNEISHFPYTGVSVGWRWGYDSSEAKGNKITHNHIHHIGNGLLSDMGGIYTLGPSEGTVLASNVIHDVMSYDYGGWGLYNDEGSTGILLENNLVYRTTTGGYHQHYGKENIIRNNIFAFARDQQLQFSRAEEHLSFRFTGNIVLWEKGPLWNGGAGGKGKIECDNNLYWRSDGGEIECFGMKFADWQKTGHDQHSVIADPGFADPANGGFRFNDASIPAKIGFKPFDPSEAGVRGDGAWKKLAQEVPADWASP; the protein is encoded by the coding sequence ATGAAGCTCGGCTTCCTTCCTCTCCTCGCCGCGGTCGCTTATGCCGAACCCGAAGCTCTCCGCTTCGAGATCCAGCCGGGCGACAATCTTCAGGATGTCCTCAACGTCGCCCGCGAGGCGAGAAAGGGGAGGGCCGACAAGCCGATCGAGATCGTCCTTGGAGACGGGCTGTACGTCCTCTCGAAACCACTTGAATTCGTCCCTTCCGATTCCGGCCTGCCCAACGCACCCTCCCGGCTCATAGCGGCGAAGGGGGCCAAGCCCGTGATCAGCGGCGGGCGAAAAATCACCGGGTTTACCATGCGTCCCGACGGCCTGTGGGAAACCAAGGCCGAAGGCCCGGCCTTCGAGCAGCTCTGGATCGGAGGCCGCCGGGGTGTCCGCTCCCGCGAGCCCGATCAGGGCTTCTTCCGCATGAAAGGCGTGGAGGAAGAAAAGCATCCGGACGACATGGCCACCCAGACGGTTGAAATGGGAGACGATGCCATGGCCTGGCTGAAGAACCTTCATCCCGCCGCCTTGGAACGCGTGCAGATGCTGGCCTATCACAAGTGGGACAATACCCGCCGCTCCATCGCAAAGGTGGAAGGCAATCGCTTTATCACCCGTGGCCACACCATGAAGCCGTGGAATCGCTGGGATACGAAGAGCGGGATCGTCTTCGAGAACCTCGAAGCTGGTCTCGATGAGCCCGGCGAATGGTTCCTTTCACCCGAAGGAAAGCTCCTCTACAAGCCGCGTCCCGGTGAAGATCCCGCGACCACCGAAGTCGTCGCCCCTCTCTCTGAAAAGCTTCTCGTGATCGGGAAAGAGTCCGGAGATCCAGTCCAGCACCTCCAGATCCGCGGAATTTCTTTCCAACACGCAGCTTGGACGTCCCCGCCCGGCGGCTTTGAGCCCAGCCAGGCGGCCTCACCGATCGAAGCCGTGATCCAGATCGATCACGCGTCGGACATCACCATCGAGGACTGCGAGGTCGCACACACCGGCCTCTATGGTGTCTGGATGCGGGACGCTTGCCGGAACATCCGCGTCTCACGCTGTTACCTTCATGACCTCGGCGCCGGAGGAGTCCGCATCGGAAACATGGAACAGGGCCGGAATACGGGCGCGAACCTGGTGGAAGACTGCATCATCCGGGACGGCGGAAAGACCTTTCCCTGCGCCGTCGGTCTTTGGATCGGCCATAGCGGGGACAATCTCGTGCGCCACAATGAGATCAGCCATTTTCCTTACACCGGTGTCTCCGTTGGCTGGCGTTGGGGCTACGATTCCAGCGAGGCGAAGGGAAACAAGATCACCCACAACCACATCCATCACATCGGGAATGGCCTGCTCAGCGACATGGGTGGCATCTACACGCTTGGCCCATCTGAAGGCACCGTCCTGGCGAGCAACGTCATCCATGACGTCATGTCCTACGATTACGGCGGCTGGGGTCTCTACAATGACGAAGGCAGCACCGGCATCCTGTTGGAGAACAATCTCGTCTATCGTACGACCACTGGCGGCTATCACCAGCACTACGGAAAGGAGAACATCATTCGGAACAATATCTTCGCCTTTGCCCGGGACCAGCAACTCCAGTTTTCCCGCGCCGAGGAGCATCTCTCTTTTCGCTTCACTGGAAACATCGTCCTCTGGGAAAAGGGGCCGCTCTGGAACGGCGGGGCAGGGGGGAAGGGGAAGATCGAGTGCGATAACAACCTCTACTGGCGCAGCGATGGCGGGGAGATCGAGTGCTTCGGCATGAAGTTCGCGGACTGGCAGAAGACAGGCCACGATCAGCACTCGGTGATTGCCGATCCCGGCTTTGCCGATCCTGCAAACGGCGGCTTTCGCTTCAATGACGCATCCATCCCCGCGAAGATTGGCTTCAAGCCCTTCGATCCTTCCGAGGCTGGAGTTCGTGGCGATGGTGCTTGGAAGAAGCTGGCTCAGGAAGTCCCTGCGGATTGGGCCTCGCCCTAG
- a CDS encoding ClcB-like voltage-gated chloride channel protein, whose amino-acid sequence MSDEAASKPDLGAAARRLVRARIWLAERLRVGEMQATLFWAVLIGIAGAWASIGFKEATEWLHQVFTGYRESYVESFVAMPHWKRVMVPALGGLLAGFTLLWGSRFKATANTTDYMEAVVVGDGNLSVRASLVKCISAWFSSASGASIGREGPLVQLSSLVASVAGRWFAFPLARKRQLVACGAAAGIASAYNAPIAGAFFVAEIVLGSLAMESFGPLVVSSVMATLVTRAHYGAEALYAAPAFHFGSNWQLLVYLVLGLAAGLLVPLFLGLLKSVEQGFTKLKLVSPLRLMLGGLIVGGLAVVHPEVAGNGRSLVFGVLHHPGIWQELVIILACKLLATAVTFGSGAVGGVFTPTLFTGAATGYLFGFGVTALFPQSGIEPGACALVGMGAFLAGATGAPVMAILMLFELTMNYEVLLPALIASGAGYYLCRMWNVRPLYGEALDRKGAAVVAQHLATLKVGDLAANDSTTLSPAASFGEVARAFLQCKHDSLNVVEGGQFVGVVSLHDIKPYLDQPELEGLLIAHDVMREDPVRLLPSQTMSDALDAFNASDLGRLPVTGPGGAFLGSLTRGDVLLFLAGKPKTAADA is encoded by the coding sequence ATGAGCGACGAAGCGGCCAGCAAGCCGGACTTGGGGGCGGCTGCCCGGCGCTTGGTGCGTGCCCGCATCTGGCTGGCCGAACGGCTGCGCGTCGGCGAGATGCAAGCCACTCTTTTCTGGGCCGTTCTCATCGGCATTGCCGGCGCATGGGCTTCGATCGGCTTCAAGGAAGCCACCGAATGGCTCCACCAGGTTTTCACCGGCTATCGGGAAAGCTATGTGGAGAGCTTTGTCGCCATGCCTCACTGGAAGCGGGTCATGGTCCCGGCACTGGGTGGGCTATTAGCCGGCTTCACGCTGCTTTGGGGCAGCCGCTTCAAGGCCACCGCGAACACCACCGATTACATGGAAGCCGTGGTGGTGGGGGACGGGAACCTTTCGGTCCGAGCCAGCTTGGTGAAGTGCATCTCGGCCTGGTTTTCCAGTGCCTCCGGCGCCTCGATCGGACGGGAGGGTCCCTTGGTGCAGCTTTCCTCGCTGGTCGCCTCGGTGGCGGGCAGATGGTTCGCTTTCCCCTTGGCCCGAAAGCGCCAGCTGGTCGCTTGTGGCGCCGCCGCAGGCATCGCGAGCGCTTATAATGCGCCGATCGCCGGGGCCTTCTTCGTGGCAGAGATCGTCCTGGGCTCGCTGGCGATGGAGTCCTTTGGGCCGCTGGTGGTTTCCTCCGTGATGGCCACCTTGGTGACCCGCGCTCACTACGGGGCGGAGGCTCTTTACGCGGCTCCGGCCTTTCATTTCGGCTCGAATTGGCAGCTGCTCGTCTACCTTGTGCTCGGCCTTGCGGCTGGCCTGTTGGTCCCGCTCTTCCTCGGTCTGCTCAAAAGCGTCGAACAAGGCTTCACCAAGCTGAAGCTGGTGTCGCCGCTCCGCCTCATGTTGGGCGGCTTGATTGTCGGCGGTCTCGCGGTGGTCCATCCGGAGGTCGCGGGAAATGGACGCAGCCTTGTCTTTGGTGTCCTGCACCATCCCGGCATCTGGCAGGAGCTCGTGATCATTCTGGCCTGCAAGCTTCTCGCGACCGCGGTGACCTTCGGCTCCGGCGCGGTGGGTGGTGTCTTCACGCCCACGCTCTTCACCGGTGCCGCCACCGGCTACCTGTTCGGCTTCGGCGTCACCGCTCTTTTTCCCCAGTCTGGAATCGAGCCCGGAGCCTGCGCGCTGGTCGGAATGGGGGCCTTCCTGGCGGGAGCCACTGGCGCTCCCGTGATGGCGATCCTGATGCTCTTCGAGCTGACCATGAACTACGAGGTCCTGCTCCCCGCGCTGATCGCCAGCGGAGCAGGCTACTACCTCTGCCGCATGTGGAATGTGCGTCCGCTTTACGGTGAGGCTCTCGACCGGAAGGGTGCCGCCGTGGTCGCCCAGCATCTGGCCACCCTGAAGGTCGGTGACCTGGCGGCCAACGACAGCACCACCCTTTCTCCCGCGGCCTCCTTCGGCGAAGTCGCCCGTGCCTTCCTCCAGTGCAAGCACGACTCCCTGAATGTCGTGGAAGGCGGCCAGTTTGTCGGTGTCGTTTCCCTGCACGACATCAAGCCCTACCTCGATCAGCCGGAGCTGGAAGGTCTCCTGATCGCCCACGATGTGATGCGGGAGGATCCTGTGCGCCTGCTCCCCTCCCAGACGATGAGCGACGCGCTGGATGCCTTCAACGCCTCCGATCTGGGCCGCCTCCCCGTGACCGGCCCGGGCGGGGCCTTCCTCGGTTCCCTGACCCGCGGGGACGTCCTCCTCTTCCTCGCGGGAAAGCCGAAAACCGCGGCGGATGCGTGA
- a CDS encoding globin domain-containing protein produces MTAEQILRLRKSFSLVKRQADVAAFYFYRQLFELDPTLRPLFQTDIELQALKLNDTLDEALDLLDRPIELAATLRELAEQHAEYGVKPGQYATVGTAMISMLEDILGRDFTLETRQAWVAFYQLVSGAMLMVAESRGTSRRLAAAR; encoded by the coding sequence ATGACCGCAGAACAAATCCTCCGGCTGCGCAAGTCTTTCTCCCTGGTCAAGCGCCAGGCTGACGTCGCCGCCTTCTACTTTTACCGCCAACTCTTCGAACTGGACCCGACCTTGCGGCCGCTGTTCCAGACCGACATCGAGCTTCAGGCCCTGAAGCTCAACGACACCTTGGACGAAGCCTTGGACCTCCTAGACCGCCCGATCGAGCTGGCCGCGACCCTCCGCGAACTGGCGGAGCAGCACGCCGAATATGGCGTGAAGCCTGGCCAATATGCCACGGTGGGGACGGCCATGATCTCGATGCTGGAAGATATCCTCGGCCGGGATTTCACCTTGGAAACCCGGCAGGCATGGGTGGCCTTTTACCAGCTCGTCTCCGGTGCCATGCTGATGGTCGCCGAAAGCCGCGGTACTAGCCGAAGACTGGCAGCCGCACGGTAA
- a CDS encoding tetratricopeptide repeat protein: MPSRDQGVGTDAGPEKGSRTGSRPTSASRSPKVERARTAGLVKRSFAETLALASDGGLDEQGLTAEQIKTFVDARNRSVDSLLAAFRLGGGEAYLKEAEERFPDHPQVLIISLSQVQDAEKRLAILENLKRVAPDNSMGNCMAARALFQLGRKDEALEELRKSVGKPLDDFTIASAQNAEEAFLFSGMPPAQAKLMALYGGTKSLVLQLRDLSDHMAKLGEEFRAGGDEASAESVRGIQSGLGQQLQGEGTLVDMLVGMVIEKKALRDIDSDEARARLEEIEQLKQNVTGRMKQVTELMKDPSVAEGDWALYFDRAKLFGETAANDWMLEKYPQR; encoded by the coding sequence ATGCCGTCACGCGACCAAGGCGTGGGGACTGATGCCGGACCGGAGAAGGGCTCCCGTACGGGGAGTCGCCCGACCTCCGCATCCCGCTCCCCCAAAGTCGAGCGGGCCCGGACCGCGGGACTGGTCAAGCGCTCCTTCGCGGAAACACTCGCCCTCGCGTCGGACGGGGGCTTGGACGAGCAGGGACTCACCGCGGAGCAGATCAAGACCTTCGTGGACGCGAGGAATCGCAGTGTGGATTCCCTGCTGGCCGCCTTCAGGTTGGGCGGAGGCGAGGCCTATCTGAAAGAAGCCGAGGAGAGATTTCCGGATCATCCCCAGGTTCTCATCATAAGCCTGTCCCAGGTGCAGGACGCGGAGAAACGGCTCGCGATTCTGGAGAACCTCAAGCGTGTGGCTCCCGACAACTCGATGGGGAATTGCATGGCGGCGCGTGCGCTCTTCCAGCTTGGCAGGAAGGATGAGGCGCTCGAGGAATTGCGGAAATCGGTCGGCAAGCCGTTGGACGATTTCACGATCGCATCCGCCCAGAATGCAGAGGAAGCCTTCCTTTTTTCAGGCATGCCGCCGGCCCAGGCGAAATTGATGGCGCTCTATGGGGGAACCAAGAGCTTGGTGCTTCAGCTCCGCGACCTCTCCGACCATATGGCGAAGTTGGGCGAGGAATTCCGGGCCGGGGGAGACGAAGCATCCGCGGAATCCGTGCGAGGGATCCAGTCCGGATTGGGCCAGCAGCTTCAAGGAGAGGGAACCCTTGTCGACATGCTGGTGGGAATGGTCATCGAGAAGAAAGCCCTGCGCGACATCGACTCCGATGAAGCGCGCGCACGGTTGGAAGAGATCGAGCAGTTGAAACAGAACGTCACCGGCAGGATGAAGCAGGTTACCGAGTTGATGAAGGATCCCTCGGTGGCGGAAGGCGACTGGGCGCTCTACTTCGATCGCGCGAAGCTCTTTGGCGAGACCGCGGCGAACGACTGGATGCTGGAGAAGTATCCGCAGCGTTGA
- a CDS encoding response regulator transcription factor: MKKKILVVEDQPQMLKNLALMLTLEGYEVFTADNGKSGVETALERLPDLIICDVMMPQLDGHGVIQTLRAEPTTATIPFIFLTARSDRGDVRTGMNSGADDYLVKPVPRLDLLAAVEARLARAEAVEARVQAAATNIGFQPDYSSHEPLMTLGLTNREAEVLLWVAQGKSNGDVAAILGMSEKTVKQHLGSIFAKLGVENRNAAALQAVEVLGKPKG; the protein is encoded by the coding sequence ATGAAAAAGAAGATCCTCGTCGTCGAAGACCAGCCCCAGATGTTGAAGAATCTGGCGCTGATGCTCACCCTGGAGGGCTACGAAGTTTTCACTGCCGACAACGGGAAATCCGGCGTGGAGACCGCGCTCGAGCGGCTGCCGGATCTCATCATCTGTGATGTGATGATGCCCCAGCTCGATGGCCATGGTGTCATCCAGACCCTGCGTGCCGAACCGACCACCGCGACCATCCCCTTCATCTTTCTCACTGCTCGCAGCGATCGCGGGGACGTCCGTACCGGCATGAATTCCGGCGCGGATGACTACTTGGTAAAGCCGGTCCCGCGCCTTGATCTGTTAGCCGCGGTCGAAGCCCGCTTGGCGCGTGCCGAAGCGGTCGAGGCCCGAGTGCAGGCCGCTGCGACGAATATTGGCTTTCAGCCGGACTACTCCAGCCACGAGCCGCTCATGACCCTTGGCCTCACCAACCGTGAGGCGGAAGTCCTCCTGTGGGTGGCCCAGGGAAAGAGCAATGGTGATGTCGCCGCGATCCTCGGCATGAGCGAAAAGACCGTGAAGCAGCACCTCGGCAGCATCTTCGCGAAGCTCGGCGTAGAGAACCGGAACGCCGCGGCGCTCCAAGCGGTGGAGGTTTTGGGCAAGCCGAAAGGCTGA
- a CDS encoding carboxymuconolactone decarboxylase family protein: MQQRFDYYKADPPSIQAMLALEKHVSSTTLDFGLRELIKLRASQINGCAYCVDMHSKDLLKHGETQQRLNVLCVWKESPAFTEKERAALAWTESVTLLSQTGVPDDVYEEFAKHFTEQERLQITLLIGAINIWNRLAVSFRAVHPMGA; encoded by the coding sequence ATGCAACAACGATTCGATTACTACAAAGCCGATCCTCCCTCGATCCAAGCCATGCTGGCGCTCGAGAAGCACGTCTCCAGCACGACGCTGGACTTCGGCCTGCGGGAGCTGATCAAGCTCCGGGCCTCGCAGATCAATGGCTGTGCCTACTGCGTGGACATGCACTCGAAGGATCTCCTCAAGCACGGCGAGACCCAGCAGCGCCTGAACGTCCTCTGCGTGTGGAAGGAATCCCCCGCCTTCACCGAGAAGGAGCGCGCGGCCCTGGCGTGGACCGAATCCGTGACCCTTCTTTCCCAGACGGGCGTCCCGGACGACGTGTATGAGGAATTCGCCAAGCACTTCACGGAGCAGGAAAGGCTGCAGATCACACTGCTGATCGGTGCGATCAACATCTGGAATCGCTTGGCCGTTTCCTTCCGCGCGGTGCATCCTATGGGCGCCTGA
- a CDS encoding PTS sugar transporter subunit IIA translates to MLPCALSADVPLLIDFDASSENEAIAAVAGQLAGDPRILQPDRFLEAVYERQKINPPLLGSGIALPHARCTAVSEIVMAVGRLASPVKFGDTPVRLIFLVGVPPQRISEYLAMTASLARRLRAPGVVEKLLSAKDEETFRAELAGS, encoded by the coding sequence ATGTTACCCTGTGCTCTTTCCGCGGATGTGCCTCTTTTAATCGATTTCGATGCATCCTCGGAGAATGAAGCCATCGCGGCCGTGGCAGGACAACTCGCCGGGGATCCGCGGATTCTCCAGCCGGACCGCTTCCTTGAGGCGGTCTATGAGCGCCAGAAGATCAATCCTCCCTTGCTCGGCAGTGGCATCGCCCTTCCCCACGCCCGCTGCACCGCGGTGTCTGAGATCGTCATGGCCGTGGGCAGACTGGCCTCCCCGGTGAAGTTCGGAGACACCCCCGTCAGACTGATTTTTCTCGTGGGAGTTCCGCCCCAGCGGATCTCCGAGTACCTCGCGATGACGGCTTCCCTGGCCCGCCGCCTCAGGGCTCCGGGCGTGGTGGAGAAGCTCTTGTCGGCGAAGGATGAAGAGACTTTCCGAGCCGAGCTTGCGGGATCATGA